A single region of the Roseivivax sp. THAF197b genome encodes:
- a CDS encoding DUF2948 family protein, with protein MSEDARFEDATPKPLNLGALDIDDLAVLSALVQDAVLPATEISFSRKERRLALLINRLRHEETRADVERVQAVLSVENVLKVASQGVTRGDADTILQILSIAFQPGEDGAGFVEITLAGDGAIRAEVEALELRVKDVTRPYLAPSGKRPDHPLD; from the coding sequence ATGAGCGAAGACGCACGTTTCGAAGACGCGACGCCGAAGCCGCTGAACCTCGGGGCGCTCGACATCGACGATCTGGCGGTGTTGTCCGCGCTGGTGCAGGACGCGGTGCTGCCTGCGACCGAAATTTCCTTCTCGCGGAAAGAGCGGCGTCTGGCCCTTCTCATCAACCGTCTGCGCCACGAGGAAACGCGCGCAGATGTCGAGCGGGTGCAGGCCGTTCTGTCCGTGGAGAACGTGCTCAAGGTGGCCAGCCAGGGCGTGACGCGCGGCGATGCGGATACCATCCTACAGATCCTGTCCATCGCCTTTCAGCCGGGCGAGGACGGCGCGGGCTTCGTCGAGATCACGCTTGCGGGCGACGGCGCGATCCGCGCGGAGGTCGAAGCGCTGGAGCTGCGCGTGAAGGACGTAACGCGGCCTTACCTCGCGCCCTCGGGCAAGCGGCCGGATCATCCGCTGGACTGA
- the murA gene encoding UDP-N-acetylglucosamine 1-carboxyvinyltransferase, which yields MDSIVVTGGGPLSGQIPIAGAKNACLTLMPATLLSEEPLTLTNAPRLSDIRTMTTLLQSLGAEVSSLQDGHVLALSSHDIHNHKAEYDIVRKMRASILVLGPMLARDGHAVVSLPGGCAIGARPVDLHLRALEAMGAELDLRDGYVHAKAPGGLKGGTFEFPLVSVGATENALMAATLAKGTTVLNNAAKEPEIVDLADCLRRMGAQIEGDGTDTITIQGVERLGGATHRVVTDRIELGTYMLAPAICGGEVECLGGEIRLVAAFCEKLDAAGISVEETTTGLKVSRKNGRVSAVDVTTEPFPGFPTDLQAQMMALLCTAEGTSVLEEKIFENRFMHAPELMRMGAKIDVQGGTATVTGVDKLKGAPVMATDLRASVSLILAGLAAEGETQVNRVYHLDRGYEHVVRKLRGVGAEIERIKEA from the coding sequence ATGGATTCCATCGTCGTCACCGGAGGCGGCCCGCTTTCGGGCCAGATCCCCATCGCGGGCGCGAAGAATGCCTGCCTCACGCTCATGCCCGCGACGCTTCTGTCCGAAGAGCCGCTGACGCTGACCAACGCGCCGCGTCTGTCGGATATCCGCACCATGACCACGCTGCTGCAATCGCTGGGCGCGGAAGTCTCCAGCCTGCAGGACGGGCATGTCCTGGCCCTGTCGAGCCATGACATCCATAACCACAAGGCCGAATACGACATCGTCCGCAAGATGCGCGCCTCAATCCTCGTTCTGGGCCCGATGCTGGCGCGGGACGGGCATGCGGTGGTCTCCCTGCCCGGCGGCTGCGCCATCGGGGCGCGGCCCGTGGACCTGCATCTGCGCGCGCTGGAAGCCATGGGCGCGGAGCTCGACCTGCGGGACGGCTACGTCCATGCCAAGGCGCCGGGCGGTCTGAAAGGCGGCACGTTCGAGTTTCCGCTTGTCTCCGTGGGCGCCACGGAGAATGCGCTGATGGCCGCAACGCTCGCGAAGGGCACGACGGTGCTGAATAACGCGGCGAAAGAGCCGGAAATCGTCGATCTGGCCGATTGTCTGCGCCGCATGGGCGCCCAGATCGAAGGCGACGGTACCGACACGATCACCATTCAAGGCGTCGAGCGGCTGGGCGGCGCCACCCACCGCGTCGTCACCGACCGGATCGAGCTAGGCACCTATATGCTGGCGCCCGCGATCTGCGGCGGCGAGGTAGAGTGCCTGGGCGGGGAGATCCGGCTGGTCGCGGCCTTCTGCGAAAAGCTCGACGCGGCGGGCATCTCGGTCGAAGAGACGACGACCGGCCTGAAAGTGTCCCGCAAGAATGGCCGCGTCTCGGCGGTCGATGTCACCACGGAGCCCTTCCCCGGCTTCCCCACCGACCTGCAGGCGCAGATGATGGCGCTTCTGTGCACCGCCGAAGGCACCAGCGTTCTGGAAGAGAAGATCTTCGAAAACCGCTTCATGCATGCGCCCGAATTGATGCGGATGGGCGCGAAAATCGACGTGCAGGGGGGCACCGCCACCGTGACGGGCGTCGACAAGCTCAAGGGCGCGCCGGTCATGGCGACCGATCTGCGGGCCTCGGTGTCGCTGATCCTCGCAGGACTCGCGGCCGAGGGCGAAACGCAGGTCAACCGGGTCTACCACCTCGATCGCGGCTATGAGCATGTGGTGCGCAAGCTTCGCGGCGTGGGTGCCGAGATCGAAAGGATCAAGGAAGCATGA
- a CDS encoding tyrosine-type recombinase/integrase, producing MGCDMGRNPRHFLDRGGRYFARIVVPKELRPYLDNKTELRAPLGPDRRTALRHHPIAVAELMQKIAVAERALADAQGIAQVPGRYPLSDAQIAFRSYSARLVQDAGERQRLPGYASVSVDETYAAQLRAGMAGHASDAELEELVGHRIAHYRKIGNTIAVRGTPEWRSLAMALCVSEYEALSRVAERDEGDFAGIPAHPMIRDAEPEAEGPPPIPLRRLLHDYLGHLKVQRRSPATIKRWRGVLDDFVDDLGHDDARRVTRKDAIAWRDKLLTSRSAKTVSQTYLGALRAAFNWAVAEDRLDANPVEKVRQAVPKKTRSRQKGYTDEEARAILKFSRAHEPKVDMGIVREAPTTTLARRWGPLLAAHTGARITEIMQLRKSDLRQEDGSLVIRITPEAGTVKTGQYRDVPLHPQLIDLGFPAVVNAAPDGPLFYIGSPEKLSLQKAQHQGVRIAKWLKEAGLVPDGVQPNHAWRHRFKTVAREVGISDRIADAICGHAGRTAGDDYGDVTIKAKAVVLGKMPSYTVE from the coding sequence ATGGGCTGTGACATGGGGCGGAATCCTCGTCATTTCCTCGACCGTGGCGGTCGCTACTTCGCGCGCATCGTGGTGCCGAAAGAGCTCCGGCCATATCTCGACAACAAGACCGAGCTCCGCGCGCCGCTCGGTCCTGATCGACGCACGGCGCTCCGGCACCATCCCATCGCGGTCGCCGAGTTGATGCAGAAGATCGCGGTCGCTGAGCGCGCCCTGGCGGACGCCCAGGGCATCGCCCAGGTGCCAGGCCGATACCCTCTGAGCGATGCGCAGATCGCCTTTCGCAGCTATAGCGCCCGACTGGTTCAGGATGCCGGGGAGCGACAGCGCTTGCCTGGCTACGCGAGCGTCAGCGTGGATGAGACCTATGCCGCTCAGCTCCGCGCCGGTATGGCCGGGCACGCGAGCGATGCCGAGCTCGAGGAGCTCGTCGGCCATCGGATCGCGCACTATCGGAAGATCGGCAACACGATCGCCGTTCGCGGCACGCCAGAATGGCGCAGCCTGGCAATGGCTTTGTGCGTGTCCGAATACGAGGCGCTGAGCCGCGTCGCAGAGCGCGATGAGGGAGACTTCGCGGGCATCCCGGCGCATCCCATGATCCGTGACGCTGAGCCCGAAGCAGAGGGACCGCCACCGATCCCGCTCCGCAGGCTACTGCATGATTACCTGGGCCATCTGAAAGTGCAGCGGAGATCACCTGCCACGATCAAGAGATGGCGCGGCGTTCTCGATGATTTTGTCGATGATCTCGGCCACGACGATGCGCGCCGCGTCACCAGGAAGGATGCGATTGCATGGCGCGACAAGCTCCTGACCTCGCGCTCGGCGAAGACGGTGAGCCAGACATATCTCGGCGCGCTCAGAGCTGCATTTAACTGGGCGGTGGCCGAGGACCGGCTTGATGCAAATCCGGTCGAGAAGGTGCGGCAGGCGGTGCCCAAGAAAACGCGCTCCCGGCAGAAGGGGTATACCGATGAGGAGGCGCGCGCGATCCTGAAATTCAGCCGCGCCCACGAGCCGAAGGTCGACATGGGAATCGTCCGAGAGGCACCGACCACAACGCTGGCCCGCCGCTGGGGGCCGCTTCTCGCGGCTCATACCGGGGCGCGCATCACCGAGATCATGCAGCTCAGGAAGTCTGACCTTCGGCAGGAGGACGGCAGCCTGGTGATCCGGATCACCCCTGAGGCTGGCACTGTGAAGACAGGGCAATATCGGGACGTGCCGTTGCATCCCCAGCTGATCGACCTCGGCTTTCCGGCTGTGGTGAATGCAGCTCCGGATGGGCCGCTGTTCTACATCGGCAGTCCCGAAAAGCTGTCTTTGCAGAAGGCTCAGCACCAGGGGGTGCGGATTGCGAAATGGCTGAAAGAGGCCGGTCTGGTGCCTGATGGTGTGCAGCCGAACCATGCTTGGCGGCATCGTTTCAAGACTGTCGCCCGTGAGGTCGGGATATCTGATCGCATCGCCGACGCGATCTGCGGTCATGCCGGTCGGACCGCTGGTGATGACTACGGCGATGTAACGATCAAGGCTAAAGCGGTGGTGCTCGGGAAAATGCCGTCATACACCGTTGAGTGA
- a CDS encoding phage portal protein has protein sequence MWYDGLNHHTARFVSHMTIFDRLLGRTALEKKSTSPISLTDAEALGIFGVMPTSSGMSVSAATAMRVPAVACAVALIAETIGTLPVKGFDKSTKEANRTHPSFRLTHDEANPWTAAGALRTALTLDALVNDKGGFALVVRASDGRPLELHRLEPSAVTIATASDGSPAYLVQNATGKATYSFEDILHVAPFGGIAPLTQAREAIGLALAFEQHIGSLFKNGGRPSGIIMSPKTLDAEGKKKIAGSWFTTHSGARSGGTAILDEGMSYQALSTTLADAQFAENRVEQIREIARAFRIPAPMIGELGRATWSNLEQLNRQFLQMTLAPWLRAWEAAYSRTLLTLEERQALRIEFVVDALLETDAATRAAAYAQYRSMGAMTANEVRAGLNLPAHVAGDELSNPFTTSNSAPVQEPSA, from the coding sequence TTGTGGTATGATGGATTAAATCATCATACCGCCCGATTTGTTTCCCACATGACTATCTTCGACCGCCTCTTGGGCCGCACCGCCCTCGAGAAAAAAAGCACGAGTCCGATCTCTCTGACCGATGCCGAGGCCCTCGGTATCTTCGGTGTCATGCCAACCTCGAGCGGTATGTCGGTCTCCGCCGCGACCGCGATGCGCGTGCCTGCCGTCGCCTGCGCCGTGGCGCTCATCGCCGAGACCATCGGCACGTTGCCGGTCAAGGGCTTCGACAAGAGCACGAAGGAGGCCAACCGCACCCATCCCTCATTCCGGCTGACCCATGACGAGGCGAATCCCTGGACCGCCGCCGGAGCGCTGCGCACGGCGCTGACGCTTGATGCGCTGGTGAATGACAAGGGCGGCTTTGCGCTCGTGGTGCGCGCCAGCGATGGCCGTCCGCTTGAGCTCCACCGCCTGGAGCCCTCGGCGGTCACGATTGCCACGGCATCGGATGGCAGCCCCGCCTACTTGGTGCAGAATGCGACCGGCAAGGCGACCTACAGCTTCGAGGACATTCTGCACGTCGCGCCGTTCGGCGGCATCGCCCCACTGACACAGGCGCGCGAGGCCATCGGCTTGGCGTTGGCCTTCGAGCAGCACATCGGCTCGCTCTTCAAGAATGGTGGCCGTCCCTCCGGCATCATCATGTCGCCCAAGACGCTCGACGCCGAGGGCAAGAAGAAGATTGCTGGCTCTTGGTTCACCACGCATTCCGGCGCTCGCTCAGGGGGCACTGCAATCCTCGACGAGGGGATGAGCTACCAGGCGCTGAGCACGACGCTTGCCGATGCACAGTTCGCCGAGAACCGTGTCGAGCAGATCCGCGAGATCGCGCGTGCCTTCCGCATTCCGGCCCCCATGATCGGCGAGCTGGGCCGCGCCACCTGGTCGAACCTCGAGCAGCTCAACCGCCAGTTCCTCCAGATGACGCTCGCGCCTTGGCTGCGCGCCTGGGAAGCCGCGTATTCCCGCACGCTGCTGACGCTGGAAGAGCGCCAGGCGCTGCGCATCGAGTTTGTCGTCGATGCCCTCCTTGAGACCGACGCCGCCACGCGCGCCGCTGCCTACGCGCAATATCGCAGCATGGGCGCAATGACCGCGAACGAGGTCCGCGCCGGGCTCAACCTTCCCGCTCACGTTGCCGGTGATGAGCTGAGCAACCCCTTCACAACCTCAAACAGCGCCCCGGTGCAGGAGCCCTCTGCATGA
- a CDS encoding gene transfer agent family protein: protein MTINVRAFFGDAERDFALTDHMIEELERLSDAGIGLIYRRATAMQFGLKDITETLRLALIGAGTPPEEAERLVTAWCRNRPIAETLPLALDVLDARWSGAPAKTSDAA, encoded by the coding sequence ATGACCATCAACGTGCGCGCATTCTTCGGCGATGCAGAGCGCGACTTCGCGCTAACCGATCACATGATCGAAGAGCTCGAGCGGCTCAGTGATGCCGGGATCGGCCTCATCTACCGCCGCGCCACTGCCATGCAGTTCGGCCTCAAAGACATCACCGAGACGCTCCGGCTCGCTCTGATCGGCGCAGGCACGCCACCCGAAGAGGCTGAGCGCCTCGTCACCGCCTGGTGCCGCAATCGCCCCATTGCCGAAACCCTGCCGCTCGCGCTCGACGTGCTGGATGCGCGCTGGAGCGGTGCCCCCGCCAAGACGAGCGACGCAGCATGA
- a CDS encoding phage major capsid protein has translation MTDFIEIKAQLAVDDTGHVSGLAWPFGSPDHVGDEILPGAFKAVAAPLPMLFQHDQTQVVGVWEKITETAEGLTVKGRLLVDEIARAREVRAMLVEKAVTGLSIGFKTKAAAPSVRGRTITALDLFEVSLVAVPCHPAARITTAKSAADDTAHPSIGEKMENETTPAITPVVPTVPANDAPAVDLKAFETIRNRLDALEAKAARSHGVTITGPAIHTGDERKAFTDYLRTGDATELKALAANSGTGGILAPETVSATIIEKIAEFSPVRGIAQTIAMNGPLLQLPRLVTEVTVGEVAELEAKPESEPTFEQIDLKPFEMGVMVPVSRTLIEDAQVDISGYLANHIARRFGQKEASWFVTGNGTSQAEGVLTSTEVQVFEHTGGLVDLDAINQLFYGLPTAYAVNGVWLMNRRTMSVIRAISDGNGVPIWQPSLASGQPPTLYGRPVLEAVDMPDPAPGGTPIVFGDFATGYAIADRIGFEVIRDELTGALNSMVKFVARRRVGGRVILGESLVKLELAAA, from the coding sequence ATGACCGACTTCATCGAGATCAAGGCGCAGCTCGCCGTCGATGATACCGGCCACGTCTCCGGACTGGCCTGGCCCTTTGGATCGCCGGATCATGTCGGCGACGAGATCCTGCCCGGCGCGTTCAAGGCCGTGGCCGCACCGCTGCCCATGCTCTTCCAGCACGATCAGACCCAGGTGGTCGGCGTCTGGGAAAAGATCACCGAAACAGCCGAAGGCCTGACCGTCAAAGGTCGCCTTCTGGTCGATGAGATCGCGCGTGCCCGTGAGGTCCGCGCGATGCTCGTCGAGAAGGCCGTCACCGGCCTCAGCATCGGCTTCAAGACGAAAGCCGCAGCACCCAGCGTCCGTGGTCGCACGATCACCGCGCTCGACCTCTTCGAGGTCTCTCTGGTCGCCGTTCCGTGTCATCCGGCGGCGCGCATCACGACTGCAAAATCTGCCGCCGATGACACGGCACATCCTTCCATTGGAGAAAAAATGGAAAACGAAACGACCCCGGCAATCACGCCGGTTGTTCCGACCGTCCCGGCGAATGATGCTCCGGCGGTCGATCTGAAAGCCTTCGAGACGATCCGCAATCGTCTGGACGCCCTTGAGGCAAAAGCGGCACGTTCCCACGGCGTGACGATCACCGGCCCGGCCATCCACACCGGCGATGAGCGCAAGGCCTTCACCGACTACCTGCGCACTGGCGATGCGACCGAGCTCAAGGCGCTGGCCGCGAACAGCGGCACCGGCGGCATCCTCGCACCTGAAACGGTCTCGGCCACGATCATCGAGAAGATCGCCGAGTTCAGCCCGGTGCGCGGCATCGCCCAGACCATTGCCATGAATGGGCCGCTGCTCCAGCTTCCGCGCCTTGTTACCGAAGTGACGGTCGGCGAGGTGGCCGAGCTCGAGGCCAAGCCCGAGAGCGAGCCGACCTTCGAGCAGATCGACCTCAAGCCCTTCGAGATGGGGGTAATGGTTCCGGTCAGCCGCACGCTGATCGAAGACGCACAGGTGGATATTTCCGGCTACCTGGCGAACCACATAGCGCGCCGCTTCGGCCAGAAAGAGGCCTCCTGGTTCGTCACCGGCAACGGCACCTCGCAGGCCGAGGGTGTCCTGACCTCGACCGAGGTGCAGGTGTTCGAGCATACCGGGGGCCTTGTCGATCTGGACGCGATCAATCAGCTCTTCTACGGCTTGCCGACTGCGTATGCGGTCAACGGCGTCTGGCTGATGAACCGCCGCACCATGTCGGTGATCCGCGCAATCAGCGATGGTAACGGTGTGCCGATCTGGCAGCCCTCGCTTGCATCCGGTCAGCCGCCGACCCTCTACGGTCGCCCCGTGCTCGAGGCGGTGGACATGCCCGATCCGGCCCCCGGTGGCACGCCCATCGTCTTCGGCGACTTCGCCACCGGCTACGCCATCGCTGACCGCATCGGCTTCGAGGTGATCCGCGACGAGCTGACCGGCGCGCTCAACAGCATGGTCAAGTTCGTGGCCCGCCGCCGCGTCGGTGGCCGCGTCATCCTGGGCGAGTCACTGGTCAAGCTCGAGCTGGCAGCCGCCTAA
- a CDS encoding head-tail connector protein has translation MPHPLLPLVKAQINLDHDLDDALLEHKIATAEAWCATFLGVHEIPAPVLTEAVLQLAAYWYAEREAVTSGPMGMIPFGVHDLLRPYAEVVTGHVSI, from the coding sequence ATGCCACACCCTCTGCTTCCCCTAGTGAAAGCCCAGATCAACCTCGATCACGATCTCGATGACGCGCTCCTCGAGCACAAGATCGCCACCGCCGAAGCCTGGTGCGCGACCTTCCTGGGCGTTCACGAGATCCCCGCGCCGGTGCTGACCGAGGCCGTCCTGCAGCTCGCCGCATATTGGTATGCCGAGCGCGAGGCGGTCACTTCCGGGCCGATGGGTATGATCCCCTTCGGCGTGCACGACCTTCTGCGGCCCTATGCCGAGGTGGTGACTGGTCATGTCAGCATCTGA
- a CDS encoding HK97-gp10 family putative phage morphogenesis protein: MSASDDAKRISARLGAIPTEILTHLRPALVRSADEVAGNMRALAPEDEGDLIASIAVTGPLETTPAYADGGGRRTAGPNEALVTVGDPDMRHGHLQEFGTVHHEAQPFMRPGWRLAKPRVERRIKRAITTAIKKALT, translated from the coding sequence ATGTCAGCATCTGACGACGCCAAGCGCATCTCCGCGCGCCTCGGGGCCATCCCCACCGAGATCCTCACCCACCTCCGGCCCGCTCTGGTGCGCTCGGCTGACGAGGTTGCAGGCAACATGCGCGCGCTCGCACCAGAAGATGAGGGTGATTTGATCGCGTCCATCGCCGTGACCGGCCCACTCGAGACCACCCCGGCCTATGCAGATGGCGGCGGCAGGCGCACCGCTGGCCCGAATGAAGCACTGGTGACGGTCGGCGATCCAGACATGCGCCACGGCCACCTGCAAGAGTTCGGCACCGTCCACCACGAGGCGCAGCCCTTCATGCGGCCCGGCTGGCGCCTTGCCAAGCCCCGCGTCGAGCGCCGCATAAAACGAGCCATCACGACCGCGATCAAGAAAGCCCTGACATGA
- a CDS encoding DUF3168 domain-containing protein: protein MIDPTLAFRTAVRAALMGAPAVTALVPADRIRAGSTRPGDAACIVLAGEQIVFKGRASGEQFCASVYLDAHIWAPEGADLAHQIGGAAMLALLDAPTSEEIHVDEWTKPSIRYLRDPAPERAWTHGVIELEAAIRWRAYA, encoded by the coding sequence ATGATCGACCCGACACTCGCCTTCCGCACCGCTGTGCGCGCTGCCCTGATGGGTGCACCTGCCGTCACCGCCTTGGTCCCGGCAGATCGCATCCGCGCAGGCTCCACCCGGCCCGGTGACGCCGCCTGCATCGTGCTTGCCGGGGAGCAGATCGTCTTCAAAGGCCGCGCCTCCGGCGAGCAGTTCTGCGCCAGTGTCTATCTCGATGCGCATATCTGGGCACCCGAAGGCGCGGACTTGGCGCACCAGATCGGCGGCGCGGCCATGCTGGCGCTGCTCGACGCGCCGACCTCCGAGGAGATCCACGTCGATGAATGGACGAAGCCCAGCATCCGGTATCTGCGCGACCCGGCCCCGGAGCGCGCCTGGACGCATGGCGTCATCGAGCTCGAAGCTGCGATCCGCTGGAGGGCCTACGCATGA
- a CDS encoding phage head closure protein, protein MIRAGKLDRIVTLERKVETVAASGAVSEAWAPIATIRAELVQRSAEEFLASDIERETVAVIFRIRWRADISTADRLTYLGRAYDLEEIAELGRRQGLELRAVAA, encoded by the coding sequence ATGATCCGCGCAGGCAAGCTCGACCGGATCGTGACGCTCGAGCGCAAGGTCGAGACCGTGGCCGCATCCGGCGCGGTCTCGGAAGCCTGGGCACCCATCGCGACGATCCGCGCCGAGCTGGTGCAGCGGAGCGCCGAGGAGTTCCTGGCCTCGGACATCGAGCGCGAGACCGTGGCCGTGATCTTCCGCATTCGGTGGCGCGCGGACATCTCGACCGCTGACCGGCTGACCTATCTGGGCCGCGCCTATGACCTCGAAGAGATCGCAGAGCTTGGGCGGCGGCAGGGCCTCGAGCTTCGGGCGGTGGCGGCATGA
- a CDS encoding P27 family phage terminase small subunit yields MSAHLRGVKPPLSADKDALTKAPPVPKHLSKHAAAEWKRIMPQLIARRVLTKADLGGVENYCVMAGTVRQIADDQAAAGGVIDLKMMGLSIRCAQTARQLAAEYGLSPTSRARIGATQAEDDDDDNPLTVR; encoded by the coding sequence ATGAGCGCGCATCTGCGCGGCGTAAAGCCGCCCCTCTCCGCTGACAAAGACGCCCTGACCAAAGCGCCGCCGGTGCCGAAGCATCTCTCGAAGCACGCCGCCGCCGAGTGGAAGCGGATCATGCCCCAGCTCATCGCGCGCCGCGTGCTTACGAAGGCCGATCTCGGCGGTGTCGAAAATTACTGCGTGATGGCTGGCACCGTGCGGCAGATCGCCGACGATCAAGCCGCCGCCGGTGGCGTGATTGACCTCAAGATGATGGGCCTGTCGATCCGCTGCGCGCAGACCGCGCGCCAGCTCGCCGCAGAGTATGGGCTGAGCCCGACGAGCCGCGCCCGGATCGGCGCGACCCAGGCCGAAGACGATGACGACGACAACCCGTTGACGGTGCGGTGA
- a CDS encoding terminase large subunit gives MTGSVHPAWISDGSAIPDPLRCGARAVEFLRRLRHPQSDAPRQAFQLFPWQERIVRHIYGPRHEDGRRIVQTVLLLLPRGNRKTSLAAALALLHLIGPERVPAGQVIFAAADREQAGIGFREAANIVRMDKRIEAATRIYDAHNAPKKIVYSAEDVTLRAISSDGSAQHGLTPSFILADELHVWRGRDLWEALRSGTAKVPNALTVIATTAGRGSDTVAADLFDYGRRVALGEITDPSFLPIIFAAEPEEDWRDEAVWHRVNPGLEHGFPSLEGLRNLAREAEHRPGDRYAFAQYNLNVWMANSRDPLFDLDTYAARAFEIDFEELEGLPCWLGVDLSLSGDLSAVVAAWRHTDGQITIAPWVFVPGEDLRARADRDGAPYEAWEAAGQIIVTPGPVVDHGAVETQITELCARFDVQEIAFDPHLARKMMQNLHDDGLPVVEFRQTPLNMGVAAGDLERTVNGRMIRHDGHPVLAVHFANVVASRNDNSGLIRMHKARKTDRIDAAIAAAMAVSRACAAETAVSAYNDPAHGGIFTF, from the coding sequence ATGACTGGCAGCGTGCACCCGGCATGGATCAGCGACGGATCGGCCATCCCCGATCCGCTGCGCTGTGGCGCGCGCGCTGTCGAGTTCCTGCGCCGCCTCCGGCATCCCCAGAGCGATGCGCCGCGCCAGGCCTTCCAGCTCTTCCCCTGGCAGGAGCGCATCGTGCGGCATATCTACGGGCCGCGCCACGAAGACGGGCGGCGGATCGTGCAGACCGTGCTCCTGCTTCTGCCGCGCGGAAACCGGAAGACCTCGCTCGCCGCTGCGCTAGCACTCTTGCATCTGATCGGTCCCGAGCGTGTCCCGGCAGGGCAGGTGATCTTCGCGGCGGCGGATCGTGAGCAGGCGGGCATCGGTTTCCGCGAGGCCGCGAACATCGTCCGCATGGACAAGCGCATCGAGGCCGCGACGCGCATCTATGACGCGCACAATGCCCCGAAGAAAATCGTCTACAGCGCCGAGGACGTGACCCTCCGCGCGATCAGCTCTGACGGTTCCGCCCAGCACGGCCTGACGCCGAGTTTCATCCTGGCCGACGAGCTGCACGTCTGGCGTGGCCGCGATCTTTGGGAGGCGTTGCGCTCGGGCACTGCCAAGGTGCCGAACGCGCTCACCGTGATCGCCACGACCGCCGGGCGCGGCTCTGACACCGTGGCGGCGGACCTCTTTGACTACGGGCGGCGTGTCGCGCTCGGCGAGATCACCGATCCGAGCTTCCTGCCGATCATCTTCGCCGCCGAGCCCGAGGAAGACTGGCGCGATGAGGCTGTGTGGCACCGCGTGAACCCCGGTCTCGAGCACGGCTTCCCGAGCCTCGAAGGCCTGCGCAACCTCGCCCGTGAGGCCGAGCACCGGCCAGGCGACCGCTATGCTTTCGCGCAATACAATTTGAACGTTTGGATGGCGAACAGCCGCGATCCGCTCTTCGATCTCGACACCTATGCGGCGCGCGCCTTCGAGATCGACTTTGAGGAGCTCGAGGGCCTCCCGTGCTGGCTGGGTGTCGATCTCTCGCTCTCCGGCGACCTGAGCGCGGTGGTGGCCGCGTGGCGGCACACTGATGGACAGATCACCATCGCGCCTTGGGTCTTCGTGCCTGGTGAAGATCTGCGTGCCCGTGCGGATCGTGACGGCGCACCCTACGAGGCCTGGGAAGCGGCGGGCCAGATCATCGTGACGCCTGGGCCGGTGGTCGATCATGGTGCGGTCGAGACCCAGATCACCGAGCTCTGCGCGCGCTTCGACGTGCAAGAGATCGCCTTCGATCCGCACCTCGCGCGGAAGATGATGCAGAACCTGCACGACGATGGCCTGCCGGTGGTCGAGTTCCGCCAGACACCGCTCAACATGGGCGTGGCCGCTGGCGATCTTGAGCGCACCGTGAACGGGCGCATGATCCGCCATGATGGGCACCCGGTGCTCGCTGTGCACTTCGCCAACGTGGTCGCGAGCCGCAATGACAACTCCGGCCTGATCCGGATGCACAAGGCGCGCAAGACCGACCGCATCGACGCTGCCATTGCCGCCGCGATGGCCGTGAGCCGCGCCTGCGCCGCCGAGACCGCCGTTTCCGCCTACAATGACCCCGCGCATGGCGGGATCTTCACCTTCTAA